A genomic stretch from Caldicellulosiruptoraceae bacterium PP1 includes:
- the serS gene encoding serine--tRNA ligase: MLDIKVIRNNPEETKKALQSRNKDINIDELLSYDEQRRSILSDVEKLKAKQNAFSKEIPKLKKEGKDISELMNDLKNLSDEIKEKDAVVSQLENKIQNILLTIPNIPNQSVPIGKDDSENVEVRKYGTPTAFDFEIKPHWDIGVNLGILDFERASKVSGARFTFYKGLGAKLERAVINFMLDLHIEKHGYTEILPPYLVQRKSMIGTGQLPKFEEDAFKTCGDEYFLIPTAEVPVTNYHREEILKEEDLPIKYVAYSACFRAEAGAAGKDTRGLIRQHQFNKVELVKFATPEDSYNQLESLTQDAEDVLKHLGLPYRVVALCTGDLGFSSAKTYDIEVWMPSYQRYVEISSCSNFEGFQARRANIRYRRSDGKLDYVHTLNGSGLAVGRTVAAILENYQQKDGSVVVPEVLRRYMGVDIIK, from the coding sequence ATGTTAGATATAAAGGTTATTAGAAACAATCCTGAAGAAACTAAAAAAGCACTTCAATCACGTAATAAAGATATAAACATTGATGAGCTATTATCATATGACGAACAAAGGAGAAGCATATTATCAGATGTTGAAAAATTAAAAGCGAAACAAAATGCTTTTTCTAAAGAAATACCTAAACTTAAAAAGGAAGGAAAAGACATTTCTGAGTTGATGAATGACCTTAAAAATCTTTCTGATGAAATAAAAGAGAAGGATGCAGTAGTAAGCCAGCTTGAAAACAAAATTCAAAATATTTTACTTACAATCCCCAATATACCTAACCAATCTGTACCTATAGGGAAAGATGATTCAGAAAATGTTGAAGTAAGAAAATATGGGACTCCCACTGCATTTGATTTTGAAATAAAACCTCATTGGGATATTGGAGTTAATTTAGGCATTCTTGATTTTGAAAGAGCATCAAAAGTTTCAGGTGCAAGATTTACATTTTACAAAGGCCTTGGAGCAAAACTTGAAAGAGCAGTAATAAACTTTATGTTAGACCTTCATATTGAAAAGCATGGTTATACAGAGATTTTACCACCCTATTTGGTTCAAAGAAAAAGTATGATTGGAACAGGACAACTTCCAAAATTTGAAGAAGATGCATTTAAAACATGCGGAGATGAATATTTCTTAATTCCGACTGCCGAAGTTCCTGTTACAAATTATCATAGAGAAGAGATTTTAAAAGAAGAAGATTTGCCAATAAAGTATGTTGCATATTCAGCATGTTTTAGAGCAGAAGCAGGTGCTGCAGGAAAAGATACAAGAGGGCTTATAAGACAACATCAATTTAATAAAGTTGAATTAGTTAAATTTGCAACTCCAGAAGATTCATACAATCAATTGGAAAGTTTAACACAAGATGCTGAGGATGTTTTAAAACATCTTGGATTACCATATAGAGTAGTTGCATTATGTACTGGTGACTTAGGGTTTTCTTCTGCGAAAACATATGATATTGAAGTATGGATGCCAAGCTATCAAAGATATGTTGAGATATCATCATGTTCAAATTTTGAAGGATTCCAAGCAAGAAGAGCTAACATTAGATATAGAAGAAGTGATGGGAAACTAGATTATGTCCATACTTTAAATGGTTCTGGATTAGCAGTTGGAAGAACTGTAGCAGCAATACTTGAAAACTACCAACAAAAAGATGGAAGTGTTGTCGTTCCTGAAGTATTAAGGAGATATATGGGCGTTGATATAATAAAGTGA
- a CDS encoding DUF421 domain-containing protein: MVFLKYLNIIFSTTIVYLFLFITIRLLGKKEISQLSLIDLVFILLISNSVQNAMVGSDSTLVGGLISAASLILINYFLKLIIYRFPKLEHFVEGEPILLIYNGKINSKNLSKAKITVNQLNEAVREHGLSSFKEVKLALLEIDGNISIISNEVNKRFIKKKILRKMINEKN; this comes from the coding sequence ATGGTATTTCTTAAATATTTAAATATTATATTTAGTACAACAATTGTTTATTTATTTTTATTTATAACAATCAGATTATTAGGAAAAAAAGAAATCTCACAATTATCATTAATAGATCTTGTTTTTATCTTATTGATAAGTAATTCTGTTCAAAATGCAATGGTGGGATCTGACTCGACTTTAGTTGGTGGACTTATTTCTGCTGCTTCATTAATACTAATTAACTATTTTCTAAAATTAATTATTTATCGTTTTCCTAAATTGGAGCATTTTGTGGAAGGTGAACCTATACTACTCATTTATAATGGTAAAATAAATTCAAAAAATCTTTCAAAAGCAAAAATTACAGTAAACCAATTAAATGAAGCAGTTAGAGAACATGGTTTATCTTCATTTAAAGAAGTAAAATTAGCATTACTTGAAATTGATGGTAATATCAGTATAATTTCAAATGAAGTAAATAAAAGATTTATTAAGAAGAAAATATTAAGAAAAATGATAAATGAAAAGAATTAA
- a CDS encoding TVP38/TMEM64 family protein, with protein sequence MNKKVKIVLNIVALILFAILITYITIKYSPTLIKITKNPQEFRNMILSYGSISALIFILFQILQVVISVIPGEVVQVSGGYIYGTFLGTIYSLIGIVLGSIIVFYIARLLGYNLIKEIVPKKQLENFNFVINSQKSEVALFLLFLIPGIPKDILTYIVGISPIKPLRFLILLTIARFPGIFFSSYIGSNLQQKDYTIAIIVSIISTILFIIGILKRNEIINKIEKLLNK encoded by the coding sequence ATGAATAAAAAAGTAAAAATTGTTCTTAATATTGTGGCACTTATTTTATTTGCTATCTTAATAACCTATATAACAATAAAATATTCACCTACACTCATAAAGATTACAAAAAACCCTCAAGAATTTAGAAATATGATTTTATCATATGGTTCAATAAGTGCACTCATTTTTATCCTTTTTCAAATCCTCCAAGTTGTTATATCAGTAATTCCTGGTGAAGTAGTGCAAGTATCAGGTGGATATATTTATGGAACTTTTTTAGGAACTATTTATTCTTTAATTGGTATTGTTTTAGGTTCTATAATTGTTTTTTATATTGCAAGATTATTAGGTTATAATCTCATTAAAGAAATAGTTCCAAAAAAACAATTAGAAAATTTTAATTTTGTAATAAATAGTCAAAAGAGTGAAGTTGCTTTATTTTTATTATTTTTGATACCCGGTATTCCAAAAGATATATTAACATATATTGTTGGTATTTCACCAATAAAACCGTTAAGATTTTTAATTTTATTAACAATTGCACGTTTTCCAGGAATATTTTTTTCATCTTATATTGGTAGTAATTTGCAACAAAAAGACTATACTATTGCAATAATAGTATCAATAATCTCAACAATATTATTTATTATTGGTATTTTAAAAAGGAATGAAATAATAAATAAGATAGAAAAATTACTTAATAAATAA
- a CDS encoding TMEM165/GDT1 family protein: MEVVKIKETLLAFIFSVGAVTLAEMGDKTQLLAMAFATRYKATKVLLGVFIATILNHALAVAVGTYLTKIENMQTIIQLIASLSFILFGLWTIRGDSLDGEDNVKSKMSAVLTVAISFFIAELGDKTQLTTIALSTKFPNSPIWVLMGTTSGMIISDSIGIIFGVVMCKRIPYKSIKLISAMIFVIFGLIGTGQVLIYDFKWNIILSCLSLLILFIITIIAARYLSKTKQKDEIIVCNNKRKYNS; the protein is encoded by the coding sequence TTGGAGGTGGTTAAAATTAAAGAAACTTTATTAGCATTTATTTTTTCAGTTGGAGCAGTTACCTTGGCAGAAATGGGTGATAAAACACAGTTACTTGCCATGGCTTTTGCAACAAGATATAAGGCAACTAAAGTTCTTTTGGGGGTGTTTATTGCTACAATATTAAATCATGCTTTAGCTGTAGCAGTAGGTACATACCTAACTAAAATAGAAAATATGCAAACAATTATTCAATTGATAGCCTCATTATCATTTATATTATTTGGATTGTGGACTATTAGAGGAGATTCTTTGGATGGAGAAGATAATGTAAAGTCAAAGATGAGTGCTGTCCTAACTGTTGCAATTTCTTTTTTCATAGCAGAATTAGGTGATAAAACTCAACTTACAACAATAGCTTTATCCACAAAGTTTCCTAACTCACCAATATGGGTGTTAATGGGAACTACTTCTGGGATGATTATTTCTGATTCAATAGGAATTATTTTTGGTGTTGTAATGTGCAAAAGAATTCCATACAAATCAATAAAATTAATTTCTGCGATGATATTTGTAATTTTTGGCCTTATTGGTACAGGACAGGTACTAATTTATGATTTCAAATGGAATATTATTTTATCATGTTTATCTCTTTTGATTTTATTTATAATAACTATAATAGCTGCAAGATATTTAAGCAAAACAAAACAAAAGGATGAGATAATTGTTTGCAATAACAAGAGGAAGTATAACAGCTAA
- the dpsA gene encoding dipicolinate synthase subunit DpsA, whose protein sequence is MLKRIAVIGGDERITKLVEYLADDRFEINVYGINSSEINKRNLSINFCKDLFSAINSSDIVVGPIPFSNDDKTIFSPLFENEILIDDLINILKKFEIPLITCVIKENIKNKFIENHIKIIDLYEREELSILNAIPTVEGCIMIAIQDTQFTLHGSNILILGYGRIGKLLAKILSAFSANVFVEARKISDLTWIRAFGYTPIPLDNLINNVSNMDIIINTVPALILNKDIIDKIRKDTLIIDLASKPGGVDFEYAKKKGINAIHALSLPGKVAPHTAAKYIKVALYNVINDLGVYRWS, encoded by the coding sequence ATGTTAAAGAGAATTGCTGTAATTGGCGGTGATGAAAGAATAACAAAGCTAGTTGAATATTTAGCTGATGACCGATTTGAGATTAATGTTTATGGGATTAATTCCTCAGAAATAAATAAAAGAAATCTTAGCATTAATTTTTGTAAAGACTTATTCTCTGCAATAAATAGTTCTGATATTGTAGTTGGGCCAATACCTTTTTCAAATGATGATAAAACAATTTTTAGCCCTTTGTTTGAAAATGAAATATTGATAGATGATCTAATAAACATTCTAAAAAAATTTGAAATTCCTCTTATTACATGTGTTATAAAAGAAAATATAAAGAACAAATTTATTGAAAACCATATAAAAATAATAGACTTATATGAAAGAGAAGAGCTATCAATATTAAACGCTATACCTACAGTAGAAGGATGTATAATGATCGCAATTCAAGATACACAATTTACATTGCACGGTAGTAACATTCTAATTCTTGGATATGGCCGAATAGGTAAATTATTAGCTAAGATACTTTCAGCATTTTCAGCTAATGTATTTGTTGAAGCAAGAAAGATTTCAGATTTAACATGGATAAGAGCTTTTGGATATACCCCTATACCTTTGGATAACTTAATTAATAATGTAAGTAATATGGATATTATCATTAATACTGTTCCAGCACTTATATTGAACAAAGATATTATTGATAAAATTAGGAAAGATACATTAATAATTGATTTGGCTTCTAAGCCAGGTGGGGTAGATTTTGAATATGCTAAGAAGAAAGGAATAAATGCAATCCATGCATTAAGCCTTCCTGGCAAAGTAGCTCCACATACAGCAGCAAAATATATAAAAGTAGCTCTTTATAATGTTATCAATGATTTGGGGGTTTATAGATGGAGTTAG
- a CDS encoding dipicolinate synthase subunit B produces MELEDKKIGFAFTGSFCTFDKLLPILNDLKNTGSKIIPIFSEKTQKTDTRYGKAKDIIDKIVDICGEKPILTLTDAEPIGPNKLFDIMIIAPATGNTVAKLANGITDGVVLMAAKAHLRNQRPLVLAVSTNDALGMNAKNIGLLLNTKNIYFVPFRQDDHKNKTNSLVAEYSLIIPTLIEALQNKQIQPLLLGPNS; encoded by the coding sequence ATGGAGTTAGAAGATAAAAAAATTGGGTTTGCTTTTACTGGATCATTTTGTACTTTTGATAAACTATTACCCATATTAAATGATTTAAAAAACACTGGTTCTAAAATAATTCCTATTTTTAGTGAAAAAACTCAAAAAACTGATACACGATATGGAAAAGCAAAAGATATTATTGATAAAATAGTTGATATATGTGGAGAAAAACCGATACTAACATTAACAGATGCAGAACCAATTGGACCAAATAAATTATTTGATATAATGATAATTGCACCAGCAACTGGTAATACTGTTGCTAAGCTTGCAAATGGAATAACTGATGGTGTTGTATTAATGGCAGCAAAAGCACATTTGAGAAATCAAAGACCATTAGTATTAGCAGTTTCAACAAATGATGCCTTGGGTATGAATGCTAAAAATATAGGATTATTATTAAATACAAAAAATATTTATTTTGTACCGTTTAGACAAGATGATCACAAAAACAAAACTAATTCATTGGTTGCTGAATATTCACTAATAATACCCACATTAATTGAAGCTTTGCAAAATAAACAAATACAGCCTTTATTATTAGGACCAAATAGCTAA